A single Streptomyces sannanensis DNA region contains:
- the npdG gene encoding NADPH-dependent F420 reductase, which yields MTSKSAWELPDVSGLVVGVLGGTGDQGRGLAYRLAKAGQKVIIGSRAAERAHAAAEELGLGVEGADNAECARRSDVVIVAVPWEGHAKTLEGLRDVLTGKLVVDCVNPLGFDKQGAYALKPEEGSAAQQAAALLPESRVTAAFHHLSAVLLQDTSVDEIDTDVMVLGESRADTDIVQALAGRIPGMRGVFAGRLRNAHQVESLVANLISVNRRYKAHSGLRVTEV from the coding sequence ATGACTTCAAAGAGTGCATGGGAGCTTCCCGACGTGTCCGGCCTGGTCGTCGGTGTCCTCGGCGGCACCGGCGACCAGGGCCGCGGCCTCGCCTACCGGCTGGCCAAGGCCGGCCAGAAGGTGATCATCGGTTCACGGGCCGCCGAGCGGGCGCACGCCGCGGCCGAGGAACTGGGCCTGGGCGTCGAGGGGGCGGACAACGCCGAGTGCGCGCGCCGCAGCGATGTCGTGATCGTCGCGGTGCCCTGGGAGGGGCACGCCAAGACCCTGGAGGGGCTGCGCGACGTACTGACCGGCAAGCTGGTCGTCGACTGCGTCAACCCGCTCGGATTCGACAAGCAGGGCGCCTACGCGCTCAAGCCGGAGGAGGGCAGCGCCGCCCAGCAGGCCGCCGCGCTGCTGCCGGAGTCGCGGGTCACGGCCGCATTCCACCATCTGTCCGCCGTACTGCTCCAGGACACGTCCGTCGACGAGATCGACACCGATGTGATGGTGCTGGGGGAGTCCCGGGCCGACACCGACATCGTGCAGGCCCTGGCGGGCCGTATCCCCGGGATGCGGGGCGTCTTCGCGGGACGGCTGCGCAACGCCCACCAGGTCGAGTCGCTCGTCGCCAACCTGATCTCCGTCAATCGCCGCTACAAGGCCCACTCGGGCCTGCGGGTGACCGAGGTGTAG
- a CDS encoding MFS transporter, whose product MAFLPSSLLPDLSPWRASRDFRLLWIQGAVTFFGSFMALVALPLQVKEMTGSPFAVGAMGAVELVPLVVLGLYGGALADAVDRRKVILYTEAALGLLAVVLLVNSLLPRPVLWPLYVVAAGVSGLAGLQRPALDSILARIVPHDQQTAAAALNALRYQIGSIAGPSLAGLVVAYAGHGTAYAVTVAGFAVSVLLCLRLSPAPPAHDAEKPSLRGIAEGARYAWSRPVLLGTYAIDLAAMFFAFPNTVFPFLADELDADWALGLMYAAGSVGSLALSLTSGWTSRVRRHGLFVVFGAAGWGLAITAAGWFTNVWLVLLCLALAGAGDMLSGLGRSTIWNQTIPEELRGRLAGIEVLSYSVGPQLGQVRAGAMAGWTGTRPAIWGGGLACLASVGLLAAALPKLLTYDSETDEDALRRRAAKEAAAQA is encoded by the coding sequence GTGGCCTTTCTCCCCTCCTCACTTCTGCCCGACCTCTCGCCCTGGCGGGCGAGCCGTGACTTCCGGCTGCTGTGGATACAGGGCGCCGTCACGTTCTTCGGCAGCTTCATGGCGCTGGTCGCCCTGCCTCTGCAGGTCAAAGAGATGACCGGTTCACCGTTCGCCGTCGGCGCGATGGGCGCGGTGGAGCTGGTGCCCCTGGTCGTGCTCGGACTGTACGGCGGCGCGCTCGCCGACGCCGTCGACCGGCGCAAGGTCATCCTGTACACGGAGGCCGCCCTGGGCCTGCTGGCCGTCGTGCTGCTGGTCAACTCCCTGCTGCCGCGGCCCGTGCTGTGGCCGCTGTACGTCGTGGCGGCCGGGGTGTCCGGGCTGGCCGGGCTCCAGCGGCCGGCCCTGGACTCGATCCTGGCCCGTATCGTGCCGCACGATCAGCAGACGGCCGCGGCCGCGCTGAACGCCCTGCGCTATCAGATCGGTTCGATCGCCGGACCCTCGCTCGCAGGTCTGGTCGTCGCCTACGCGGGGCACGGCACCGCATACGCCGTGACGGTCGCCGGTTTCGCCGTCTCCGTACTGCTGTGCCTGCGGCTGTCCCCCGCGCCCCCGGCGCACGACGCGGAGAAGCCCTCACTTCGCGGAATAGCGGAGGGGGCGCGGTACGCCTGGAGCCGGCCGGTGCTGCTGGGGACGTACGCGATCGACCTGGCCGCGATGTTCTTCGCCTTCCCCAACACGGTCTTCCCGTTCCTCGCGGACGAGCTGGACGCGGACTGGGCGCTCGGCCTGATGTACGCGGCCGGTTCGGTGGGCTCGCTCGCCCTCAGCCTGACCAGCGGCTGGACGTCCCGGGTGCGGCGGCACGGGCTGTTCGTGGTGTTCGGCGCGGCCGGCTGGGGCCTGGCGATCACGGCCGCGGGGTGGTTCACGAACGTGTGGCTGGTGCTGCTGTGCCTGGCTCTGGCGGGCGCGGGTGACATGCTCAGCGGTCTCGGCCGGTCCACGATCTGGAACCAGACGATCCCGGAGGAGCTGCGGGGCCGGCTCGCGGGCATCGAGGTGCTGTCGTACAGCGTGGGCCCGCAGCTCGGCCAGGTCCGGGCCGGCGCGATGGCCGGCTGGACCGGCACCCGCCCCGCGATCTGGGGCGGCGGACTGGCCTGCCTGGCCTCGGTGGGCCTGCTGGCGGCGGCTCTGCCGAAGCTGCTGACCTACGACTCCGAGACGGACGAGGACGCGCTGCGCAGGCGCGCCGCGAAGGAGGCCGCAGCGCAGGCCTGA